One genomic segment of Hordeum vulgare subsp. vulgare chromosome 2H, MorexV3_pseudomolecules_assembly, whole genome shotgun sequence includes these proteins:
- the LOC123424597 gene encoding jacalin-related lectin 10-like, translating into MATFQITPCAAFVEITELNFSNLYLFHTSLGSNQNQSVIIDSNATTGLGSTVVNNWSICDGPSPDATVVARAQGLHIYAGNWQNTFSITFEIERFKGSTLQVMGISVEEGEWAIVGGTGQFAMANGVIHKKLHEQRSDGNIIELTIHGFCPVLKSESLLTKLGPWGGNGGGDKDILEAVPRRLESITVSSGSIVDSIKFSYVDQTGQKHNAGPWGGSGGNQNTFVLGASEFMKEVSGTFGIYDKDRHNIITSLKFITNVKTYGPFGEAKGTPFTIPAQKNSSIVGFFGRSGIYLDALGVYVRPL; encoded by the exons ATGGCTACTTTCCAGATTACTCCCTGCGCCGCGTTTGTAGAAATCACTGAGCTCAACTTCAGCAACCTGTACCTTTTCCACACTTCCCTCGGTTCAAACCAAAATCAGTCAGTTATAATAGACTCGAATGCTACTACTGGTTTGGGTTCGACTGTTGTTAACAACTGGTCGATATGTGATGGCCCTAGCCCTGACGCCACTGTCGTTGCGCGTGCACAAGGCCTGCATATCTATGCTGGTAACTGGCAGAATACTTTCAGCATAACCTTTGAGATTGAAAG GTTTAAGGGGTCAACACTTCAAGTGATGGGGATATCTGTTGAAGAAGGCGAGTGGGCTATTGTTGGTGGGACGGGACAGTTTGCAATGGCAAATGGTGTCATTCATAAAAAGCTCCATGAACAAAGGAGTGACGGTAACATCATAGAACTCACAATCCATGGATTTTGTCCCGTGTTGAAATCAGAG AGCCTTCTCACAAAGCTTGGACCATGGGGTGGAAATGGAGGGGGTGATAAAGACATTTTAGAGGCAGTACCAAGGCGTCTGGAGAGCATCACTGTTAGCAGCGGCTCAATTGTTGATTCAATCAAATTTTCTTATGTTGACCAGACTGGACAGAAGCACAACGCTGGACCCTGGGGAGGTTCGGGAGGAAATCAAAACACG tttgtgctCGGCGCTTCTGAATTTATGAAGGAAGTTTCTGGAACATTCGGCATTTATGACAAAGACCGACACAACATAATAACTTCCTTGAAATTTATCACGAATGTGAAGACGTACGGGCCTTTCGGAGAAGCGAAGGGAACCCCTTTCACCATACCCGCGCAGAAGAATAGCAGCATCGTTGGGTTCTTCGGGCGTAGCGGTATATATCTTGATGCGCTTGGTGTCTACGTGCGCCCACTCTAA